The following is a genomic window from Solanum lycopersicum chromosome 6, SLM_r2.1.
GTTGAACAATCAATGAGTATGGAGAAGCATAAATGTAAGCTCTGTTCAAGGATATTCACAAGTGGTAAAGCTATGGGTGGTCACATGAGGTCCCATTTGAGGACTCTCCCACTTCCACCAAAAACTCCGCCGCAGAAACAGGATTCCGGTGGAGGCGGAGGCCGGAGCGAGTCAACTCTGTCGCTCTATTCgttgaaagaagaagaagatggggAGGAAATCGGGGAAGAGAAACATTTGGGTTATGGGTTAAGAGAGAATCCGAAGAAGAGTTCAAGGATTGTAGATCCTGAGTTTTTGGATGCTGGGTCAGTTGTACATGACAGGGATCAAAGTGAAACGGAGTCAACAAAGAAGCCAACTCGGAGGAGATCTAAGAGAACTCGAAGAATGTTTGTATCAGATGAAGCTGCTGTTGATGATCATCCAGAGGTGAAAAAAGAGAAATCAGCTGAATTTGAACCTGTAAGTTCGTTTTCCGATACTTCCCCTGAAGAAGACATTGCTGTTTGTCTAATGATGCTTTCTAAAGATGTCTGGAGAAATTCGAAATTTAGGGATCAAAATTCTAAGGAGAAGTACCAATGTGAGATTTGTAACAAAGTGTTGAAATCATCTCAAGCTTTAGGAAGTCACAAGACGATCCACAAGAAGAACAATTCTGAAGAACAGAACCAGGGTAAGTCGAGGGAATTGAGATTGAAGAATGTGGATGAGAAATTGCATGAATGTCCATTTTGTGGAAAAATATTTGGGTCAGGACAAGCACTTGGTGGACACAAAAGAACACATATATTGAGTTCATCGATCACtgcttcttcttcatcaaaagTTGGTGATAGCTTAATGGATTCAAGTTCTGCTAAATTCCCATTTGGGTTTATAGATCTTAACATGCCTGCTCCAATGGAAGATGAAGATTTTAGCCATTAGAAAAAGCAGAGCGAAGATTATGGGAGGTCAAAGTTGTCActctcattttcttttcttgttttgtttttactttccattAGTATTAACTTTGTTCGAATGGGTTCTGCttgatatagaaaaaaaaatattgaattttgatcCATTTTTAGCTCCTCTATTTTAGCGTTAGTTGTAAGTCACATTGCTTTGAAACCTTCGCAAGCAATCTGAAATCAGTTGTAAAAACAAACTGCTGACAGAGATTGGCCTTGGGGCCCTAGTCTCTGTCTATGCTGGCCACTGGGGCTGAGGTAGGTTGGGTGGGTGAGCACCGAGCAGGGGCGGAGCTAGTAGATAAGGCGAGAGGTTTATGCAAACCCTATCAAAatcatcttttatatatatatacatagtacAATTTCTGACTCCGCTATAAGGAGGTGGGGATCCAACTATTGTAGGGGTAACATAAAGTGATTGAAATTTTGGTTTGCCTTTAATTTGATCCCGACTTACATAACAATGATAGAATTAATTTGCGTGTAACTCAACTTATTTCTCTAAATAATTTGGCATGGATTATGTGtttttatcaatttcttttaGGAATGTAGAAATATTCATTTGAATATATGTGGTATGGTCATATGAGTGTTGCTTGTGAATTGTGATAAAGAAAATCAGTTTTGGTCTGTGAAAATACAGCAAATATACTTATGGTACTTTTGGTGTTAACAGCTGGGCCTTGTGCTCTTTGAGCTTCTTCTGttttttgcttcttttaataatgtatttttttaaaaaattatatatattgtgcAATTGGTTTTTTCCTCTCTCATCATTGCCTTTATGGTTTAGTTAGTAGTAGTAGTTCTTCTCCATATGTGACTGACTACTAGAAACTACATCTAACTGACCACATTGCTTTTCTGTTTCTCACTACTGTTAACTTTTTGTATCAACATGATTTTTTCCATACTGTCATAATTGTAGCATCAATTAGTTAAAAAGCCTAAAGACAGTACATATAtagtatgaaaaaataattatattatcaatattgTTTAACTATTACTTCTATAACACATTGTTAGAAACATACAATACTGACATTGATGCTTAACAGACACAAAATAatactctaatttttttaatcataaattattatgtCATGACAAGTCTCTGTCTGGAAAACAATTTTGATACATAATAATTTCGATCGCACCTAAAGTTACATAATCACTTTGAAATATGTGTACTTGATGATTGAAAGTATGGAGTTTTGTATTAAAACTATTCTCcagaaaaataaaaggagaagAATATCGATTAGAAATggctttaatattaattatattgattAACTTTTAACTCAGGAGTAACGGATATTGACTGATTTTAATTACGAAGAATGAATTTGGAcctttatcttatatatatatatatatatatatatttggactTATTTCGAGTAAgtacaaaatatcaaaaatatttttttacaacaCCGGAGGTAAATTAGGCCATGTAGGTGAGAAATCGTTCCATTTTGCCTAAGCCTACTTGGAATGTGCGCAAAATCGTTATCTTTTTCTAGTTAATTAAGACCTATTGATCCTCAAATTTATTAGTATTGGGGATTGGGTTGTTACATGAGaattcaaaagaatttatttattttattcaaatcatatatatgtatattataatatttgatcgttataataattcataatctttaaattttgatattattttgaatGTCAACTATATACATTATACtcatagtttaaaaatattttacactACCAAATGAATTCTGATTAAATTATAATAGAGAGTGATAGATGATTAccatatcaaaaatttatttgtaaaaatatgaaaaaactcaagatttaataattaaa
Proteins encoded in this region:
- the LOC101246259 gene encoding zinc finger protein ZAT1 — its product is MSMEKHKCKLCSRIFTSGKAMGGHMRSHLRTLPLPPKTPPQKQDSGGGGGRSESTLSLYSLKEEEDGEEIGEEKHLGYGLRENPKKSSRIVDPEFLDAGSVVHDRDQSETESTKKPTRRRSKRTRRMFVSDEAAVDDHPEVKKEKSAEFEPVSSFSDTSPEEDIAVCLMMLSKDVWRNSKFRDQNSKEKYQCEICNKVLKSSQALGSHKTIHKKNNSEEQNQGKSRELRLKNVDEKLHECPFCGKIFGSGQALGGHKRTHILSSSITASSSSKVGDSLMDSSSAKFPFGFIDLNMPAPMEDEDFSH